In Vallitalea longa, the sequence TTAAACCATTTAGGAGACTTCCCCATATCTCAAATGTGGCTGCATCAAATGCAATAGATCCTGTCTGAAGTAAATGGTCACCTTCTCTAAGTTGTACATAACTTATATTTTCTACAAGCCTAACGATATTCATTTGCTCTACCATTACACCTTTTGGTTTACCCGTACTTCCAGATGTATACATTATGTAAGCTAAATCACTACTAGAACGATCAGTAATAATATTACTTTCTTCATATTGTGGGCACTCAACACTATTGAATTTCAGAATTTCTATACCTT encodes:
- a CDS encoding AMP-binding protein; this encodes MLDDCGVKLLLSNFDLDMEYEGIEILKFNSVECPQYEESNIITDRSSSDLAYIMYTSGSTGKPKGVMVEQMNIVRLVENISYVQLREGDHLLQTGSIAFDAATFEIWGSLLNGLTLFMVPQEKILSSDILEKIIYDNKINIMWLTVSLFNKIISENENVFNSLDTILVGGDKLTP